The genomic interval AAGATAGAGGAATGGTAATGGCTGTAGCAAAAGCTAAAGAAGAGGGGAAAGAAATTGTAATCTGTGCTTCTACAGGTAATACGTCAGCTTCAGCAGCAGCATATGCAGCGCGTGCTGGGTTAAAAACAATTGTAGTCATACCTGAAGGTAAGATTTCGATGGGTAAACTTGCACAGGCGATAGTGTATGGTGCAGAAATTGTTTCAATAGAAGGGAGCTTTGATGAAGCGCTGAAGATTGTACGTAAAGTTGCTGATAAGCGAGATGATATTGCGCTTGTAAATTCGGTGAATCCGTATCGTTTAGAAGGACAGAAAACAGCTGCTTTTGAAGTTGTAGAACAACTCGGAAGTGTACCACATATTCTCGCAATCCCAGTAGGAAATGCAGGGAATATAACTGCGTACTGGAAAGGATTTAAAGAATATGATGAAAAACATCATATAGGATTACCCAAAATGTACGGCTTTCAGGCTGATGGTGCAGCACCGATTGTTAAAGGTCATGTCATTGCGCAGCCAGAAACGATTGCGACAGCAATTCGTATAGGTAATCCTGCCAGCTGGAAATTAGCAGAAGCAGCGAGAGACGAGTCTAATGGATTAATCGATGCAGTAACTGACGATGAAATTCTCGAAGCATATCACATAATTACAACTAAGGAAGGTATATTTGCAGAACCAGGTAGTAATGCAAGTATCGCGGGATTATTGAAATTAAAGAAAAATAATCAACTTCCGAAAAATAAAAAAATTGTTGCAGTGTTAACAGGTAACGGATTAAAAGATCCACAAACTGCGATTGATTCAATTGATATCCAACCAGAGGTCCTGAAAAATGATGAAACTGAAATTATTAAATATATCGAGGGACGCGTATAATGCTATATATTAAAGTACCGGCCTCGACATCAAACTTAGGACCTGGATTTGATTCAATCGGTATGGCCGTCAATATTTATTTAGAACTGGAAGTAGAAGAAAGTAACGAATGGGACATTCAGCATTTAGGGGATGTATTGTCAGAACTGAGTAACGATGAAAATCATTACATCAGGAAAATGTGTGAACATTTTATGACTCATTTTAATTTGGAGAGTAAAGCGTTCAAAATTATTATGTATTCGGATATACCTTTAGCCCGTGGATTAGGAAGTAGTGGTTCTGCATTAATTGCGAGTCTTGAAATTATTAATCATTTTTATCAGTTAAATTTAAGTGAGGAAGAACGTATTCGTATACTATCAGAGATAGAAGGACATCCTGATAATGTTGCACCGAGCATAAAAGGAGGTATCGTTGCAGGTTATTATAATAATGCAACGAATGAAACGGTTACGTTATCCGTACCTGTAATTAAATGGCCGATAATGGTCGTTATACCAAATTATGAACTTAAAACAGAAGCAGCAAGAAATGTACTGCCAGATAATATGGCGTTCGATGAAGCAGTAAAAGCAGGTTCAATCGCAAATATGTTAGTTGCTGCTTTGTATGCGAAAGATTACAGCATTTTAGGTGAAATGATGATGAATGATTTGTATCATGAACAATATCGTGCACATCTTGTACCACATTTCCAACGCGTTAAAGATGCGATTACGGAAAACTGTTACGCATTTTTAAGTGGTGCAGGTCCATCAATCTTTATCGTGTGTCATCCGGATTATTATGATGAGAATCGTTTTAATTTATTAAAACTACCAGATTGCGAAGTGAAAAGTATTGAGCCGGACCAAGAAGGTGTTATTACATTCGAAAAAGATGGTCATATGTTAAACTAATACTATCAATTTTAGGAGTGGTTACATGAAGTATAAAATGATCGTATTAGACATGGATGACACATTACTGACATCCGACAATGAAATATTACCATCTACGAAAGAAGCATTAATAAAGGCGCAGCAATTGGGTGTTAAAGTAGTACTGGCTTCCGGAAGACCGACTGGCGGAATGATGGATGCCGCAAAGGAGCTTCAGCTTGATAAGTTTGATTCTTATATTATTAGCTATAATGGTGCAGCAATTTATGATATGGCAAATGCACGTTTTGTAGAAAAAACGTATGTTGACAGTACTCAGTTTAAAGAAATTGTTGCATTTTTAAGAAACGAAAATATTATGGCACTTTCTTATAAAGATAATAAAATTTATTATGAAGGAACATCTGAATACGAGCATGTTGAAGGAGAGCTTACTGGTCTTGAAATGGTGAAAACAACTGACTTATTAAAAATGATTCAAACAGATGTTCCGAAAGTAATGGGAGTAGGTAATATAGAGCATATTTCTAAGTTAAATATTAAGCTCAATGGTAAATTTGGAGAACAAATTCATGCGACGACTTCAAAGCCATTCTTTCTTGAGTTTATGAATAAAGACGTCTCAAAAGGAAAAGTGTTAGCGCGTTTTCTGCAGCATCTCAATATAAATACTGACGAAATCATTGCCTTTGGTGATAGTAATAACGACAAAGATATGCTTGAAGTTGCAGGTCTTGGTGTTGCAATGGGTAACGCAAATGACTCAATTAAAGCAGTTGCAGATATCATTACTCTAGATCACAATGAAGACGGTATATATAAAATTATAGACGAATATATAATAAACAAGCACAAATAAGTGCTTGTTTATTTTCTTTTATATTGGTAGCCTGCTAAAAGTGCTGTTACCGTATTTAAAATAGGGGTATGAAGTTGATAAGATGATGCTAATTGGTGGATATATCCTTGAATATATTCGAACTCGGTAAGTCTGTTTTCATAAACATCATAATACATAGACGTCCCCATTAAAGGGTGATAAGTTTTATAGATGGCCATAATATTTTCAATCGTATCATCACCTAGTGCTATACCATGTCGACGTGCTACAGTACAGCCTTCTGCTAATAGCTGTTCGGTCAAAGATTCAATTTGTTTTTGTTCTAACACTTGTGCTGTATTTTTTGTAAGTGCAGTAATGGTATTAATACCTAAGTTCACAAGTAATTTAAACCATTGTTTTTCTTGATGATTTTCATCCAGAACAATATTTAATTGTGACAAATCTGTGTACTGCTTTAATGTAATTAATTTATCAACATCCGGTAATATGAGTGTATTGTCCTGGTAGTATATAACTTCATCATTCTTTTTCTGACCACTAATATAAACTACAGCATGATAAGTGTATGGATGATTGAATAAATCAACTTGTGAAATGCCATTTTGACAAATGATAATATTTGTCTGATCATGACACATATTAAGTACATCTTCAATAATTGTTTTAGTAGCTGTCGCTTTAACACAAATGTAAATCGTATCATATTGTGTTTTAGTAGGTAGTATTTTTGTTATTTTCTTTGTTTCTATCGGTTTATCATTTTTAGTGATATATAGTTTGCGCGCTTCCTTCGCATAAATATCAATATCAATTTCATGATTATCCTTGAGTAAGTAATAGAGTATACTACCAACTGCACCAGCACCAATAATTGCATGTTTTTGCATAATTTCTCCTTTAAAAATGGATGTTTTATATATACAATTATAACGATTAATCATATAATAGCACTAGAAATTTTATTGAGGTGAAGAAGTTGCGAACAACACAGGAATTACTGAAGATGAAACAGCAAAATGAAAAAATTACGATGATGACCGCTTATGATTATCCGAGTGCAAAACAAGTTGAAGCAGCAGGCATCGATACAATACTTGTCGGAGATAGTTTAGGTATGACCGTACTTGGTTATGAATCAACAGTTCAAGTAACGCTTGATGATATGATTCATCATGCAAAAGCAGCAAGAAGAGGTGCCCCAAACACATTTATCGTTGCAGATATGCCGATTGGTAGTGTAGGTATAAGCGACCAGCAGGACTTAAATCATGCACTACGTTTATATCAGGAAAGTGGTGCAAATGCGATTAAAGCAGAAGGCGCACACTTGGCATCATTTATTCAGAAATGTAAGCAAATAGGTATCCCTGTTGTAAGCCATCTCGGCTTAACACCACAATCTGTAGGTATTATGGGCTATAGTGTACAGGCAAAGACGAAAGAAGCTGCTGAACAGTTAATAGAGGATTGTCTAACGATGGAAGCAGCAGGTGCGATTATGATTGTTCTCGAAGTGATTCCAAGCGATTTAGCAGAAGCAATCAGTAAAAAAGTAAGTATACCGGTTATCGGTATCGGTGCTGGAAACAAAACAGATGGTCAAGTCCTTGTATATCATGATGTATTGCAATACGGACAGGAACATCGCGCAAAGTTTGTAAAAGTGTATGGAGACTTTTCAGTTGGTGTAGAAGCACTTCGTACTTTTAATGAAGAAGTAAAAAGTGGTGCATTCCCGACAGAAGCACATACGTATAAAGCGAAAGTTATGGGAGAACTCAATCATGACTAAAAGAATTACAACAATTAAAGAAATGCAGGAAATTACAACAACACTAAAATTACAAGGTAATACAATCGGATTTGTTCCGACAATGGGTGCTTTGCATGAAGGGCACCTTACTTTATTGCGTAAAGCTAAAAGTGAAAATGATATATCGATTGCAAGTGTATTTGTGAACCCTTTACAATTTGGTCCAGATGAAGATTATGAAGATTATCCGAGACAAATAGAAATTGATGAGCAGTTGCTAATTGCTAATGGCATAGATTATTTATTCTATCCGTCAGCTGAAGAAATGTATCCAACTGTTCCGATGACGATACATGTAGGTGAAATGGCTTCAGTACTTGAAGGCGCTAAAAGACCAGGTCATTTTGATGGTGTAGTGATGGTTGTAAACAAATTATTTAATATTGTACAGCCTGATAAAGCATATTTCGGTAAGAAGGACGCCCAGCAACTTGCAATTATTGAAGCGTTGGTTAAATTATTTAATCATAATATTGAAGTTATTGGTGTAGATATTGTTCGAGAAAATGACGGCCTTGCAAAAAGCTCACGAAATGTTTATTTAACGGAAGACGAACGTCTTGAAGCAGTTGCACTGTCTGAAAGTTTAAAAGAAGCAAATAAATCCTTTCAAAATGGTGAAAGAAATGCAGGGAAACTTCAAAGTATTGTAATAAACTATTTAACAAAGCATACAAAAGGAAAAATTGATGAAGTAGCGGTATTTGCATATCCGGAACTTAAACCTGTTGATACAATTACTGGACAAGTATTTATATCTATCGCTGTGAAATACAGTAAAGCACGCTTAATTGATAATATTATATTAAAGGATGAACGAAATGATTAGAACGATGATGAACGGTAAAATACACCGTGCACGAGTAACAGAAGTGAATTTAAATTACGTCGGTAGTATTACAATTGATCAGGATATTTTAGATGCAGTCGATATTTTACCGAATGAAAAAGTAGCGATTGTAAACAATAATAACGGTGCAAGATTTGAAACATACGTGATATCAGGAGAAAGAGGTAGCGGTGTAATTTGTTTGAACGGTGCTGCGGCGCGTTTAGTTCAAAAGGATGATATCGTCATCATTATGAGCTATGTAACGATGACGACGGATGAAGCACGTGTACATGTACCGAAAGTCGCCGTCATGAATGAAAAGAATGAAATCATAGAACGATTGCATGAAAAAGAAGCAACGATAATTATGTCATAAGGCAGATTAATAGTTCCCACTACAACAAAACCGAACAAAAACTATAAATCAAAGTGTAGTGCACCCCAAAAGTTAGACTTAAAATCTAACTTTTGGGGTGTTTTATTTGGCTAAATATGATTTGGAATTCAAGCTGAAAATCGTAATTGAATATATTAATGGCACAGGTGGATTCAGTGTTGTTGGTAAGCGTAATGGTATAAGTCGCTCTATGGTTAGAGATTGGTATAGAGCATATAGTGCCTTCGGCATTGAAGGGTTAGAAAGAAAAAGAAGTAAGAAGAAATACAGTTTAGAGGATAAGATTGTTATACTGAGATGGATGAAAGAGAATAATGCTTCATTAAGTATTACTTCAACCAAATTCCGTATTAATAATCCATCTCTTATATCTTCTTGGGTGAATGCTTATAATAAGCATGGTATTGATGGATTATCTGAAAAGAAGAAAGGAAGTCCATCTATGAAGAAGAAAAAAATTAATAATGGTAATAGTGACTATGTGAAAAAAATTGAACATGAAAATGAACTTTTAAGAGCTGAACTTGCCTATATAAAAAAGTTGAAAGCTTCAGGGATAAGTATACCGAACCGACTGCTAAAATCGAATCAAGAGTCATTAAAGAGCTCCGAAAAGATTTCAAATTAAACATTGTCCTTGAAGCACTGAAATTCCCAAAATCTACATATATGTATTGGCAGAAGCAGTTTGATAAAGAAAATAAGGATCAGAAAATAGAAAATCAAATAAAGGAAATTTTTGAGGAAAACGCCATGAATTATGGCTACAGAAGGATTACAGGTGAACTTAGAAATAGAGGATATATTATTAATCACAAGAAAGTTCAGAGAATCATGAGTAAATTGAATTTAAAATCAATCTCATTTACTAGAAAAAATAGAAAATATTCATCCTACAAAGGAAAAATTGGCCGTATCGCTGATAATTTGGTTAACCGTAGGTTTGATACAAATATTCCCTATCAGAAAATAACTACAGATACATCAGAGTTTAAATACCATTATCTTAATGAAAATGGTTTAATTTGTACTGGGAAGCTTTATCTTGACCCATTTATGGATTTGTTTAATAGAGAAATTATCTCATATAGTATATCCAAAAAGCCAAATGCAGAAGGTATTATGTCAGCACTTACAAAAGCTGTGGCATTAACAGATGCATGTGAGTTTAGAAGAACTTTTCATAGCGATCAAGGTTGGGCTTATCAGATGAAAAAATATAGGCAAAAGCTTAAAGATAATAAAATATTTCAGAGTATGTCCCGTAAGGGAAATTGTCTGGATAACTCGCCGATGGAGAGCTTTTTCAGTATTTTAAAACAGGAAATATTCTACGGAAAAGTTTATGAAAGTTATGAACAACTTGAAGCAGCAATTGAAAATTATATATGGTATTACAACAATAAGCGAATTAAATCAAAATTAGAATGGAAGAGCCCGATAGGGTTCAGAGAAAGTAGACTAAATGTAAAAATTGCATAAAAAAATGGAATGGATTTCTCCATTCCAAATAGTCTAACTTTTAGGGTTCACTACAAAGCGCGATTTAATAGTTTTGCTCGGTTTTTGCGTGTTACAGAAAACTTTATGTCTCAGCCTCTATTTTGCAGTATGTGTCCATTCATGCGCATTTCGATGAAGTTTCGTATGGGCAAAAATGTGATCAGCAGCATAATCCTCATTCGTATAAACGGTAATATCATAAAATACCATATCTTCTTCGAATGATTCGTTTAAATACGTATCTTTAAGATGATTGAATAATCGTACCATTGCTGTTCGATCGAGTCCCGGATATTCTCGTAAAATTTTCTTTATTATTTGGTTATGCTTATTATATACACCTTGAACGACAATCACAAACTTCTCATCCGTTTTTAATACATCGTCAAATAAATCTATTTGTCCGTTGCTCATATTCATCACTCCTTAATTTAATTATACATAGAAACGCCATACATTGTACAGAATGTATGGCGTTTTCGTTATAGTTTATGTTCGTCCAGATTAATATCTTCTAACTTAACGATTTTTGTTTTATGAATGAATTTATAGCCGAAATAAATGACGATTGCAGCAATAATTGGTAAATAAGATTCGAAAACTTTCGCATAATGCATTGCTTTTAAGTCTCCGAAAGACTGACCGATTAAAAGAAAGAGTATCGTGATAATAACGATGACTGGACCTAATGGAAAGAGCGGTGCTTTATATGGTAACAGTTTATTTATATCTTTTTGCTGTTTTTTAATAGCACCTCTTAACCTCATATGACTGATAACACTAATCATCCAGACGATTAATACTAACGAGCCGACCATACTGAGTAGTTTTCCGTAGCCACCCATATTGACGTTTGCGTATATTAACGTAAGAATGATAAAACATGTCGTTACAATCAATGCATTAAATGGCATATTATTTTTATTCAGTTTACCTAAAAACTTAGGTGCTTTATTATCGCGACTTAAAGATAATAATAAACGACTCGTTGCGTATAAGCCAGAATTTCCGGCACTTAATACAGCAGTAAGTATAACAGCATTCATAACGGATGCTGCAAATAATATACCTACTTTATCAAAGATAATTGTAAATGGACTCATTGCAACGTCGTTATTTTCATTTATAAGTAACGGGTCTGTATACGGAATAATACATGAGATTACAAATATAGATCCGATATAAAATAATAATATTCTCCAGAATACTTGCTTGATTGCTTTAGGCATCGATTCACTAGGATTTTTTGATTCACCAGCGGTAACGGCAATAACTTCAGTACCGCCAAATGAGAATCCCGCTACGATTAACACGCCGAGTAAACCGAACACGCCATTATGAAATGGTGCATCACCAATCGTAAAGTTTATAAAACCGATAGGAGCGCCACCAATGATTCCGAAAATTAACAGGAAGCCCATAATTAAAAATACAAATATCGTTATTACTTTTATTATCGCAAACCAATATTCAGCTTCCCCGAATGATTTCACAGAGAATGCATTTAACATAAATATTAAAGCCAGAAAAATCAAACTCCATATAAATGGATGAATTCCTCCGAATAACTCCCAGTAACTTAATACTTTAGCTGCCGATAAAATATCAACACTTGTGACTAAACTCCAGATGATCCAGTAAAACCAACCAACTGTAAAGCCAGCAGCAGGGTCAATAAATCGACTTGCGTATGCATTAAATGCTCCTGATACAGGGTAGAAAGTTGCTAGCTCACCGAGCGCTGTCATTAAAAAGTAAATCATTACCCCAATGATTAAATATGCGAGAATTGCACCTCCGGGACCTGCTTGAGCTACAACTGCACCACTAGCCATAAACAACCCGGTCCCAATAGATCCTCCGATTGCTATCATTGAAATATGACGCGTTTTTAAATCTCTATCCATTTGGTTATTTTCCATATCATCACCTGACCTTTCAAAAATATAGTTATTATTGTATGACAATTATGAAAATTTAGCAAGAAAAAGGTTTAATGCGTTCATGCTTTTAATTGCTAAAGTATTTAAGAATTATTTCTGATGCTTGTCGTCCACCCATAATATTCCGGCTCATTGGACCAACATATAGTTCTGTATATGGACCTGTAACAATTAAATTAGGTATCCATTATAATTTTTCATTATAGACCTCTATTAAATAAATTAATAAAAAGTCCGTACAGCAATAATAAAAATTTGCCGAACGGACTTTTTAATAGGCAAATTGCCTAGTGTCGTATAGTATATTTAAACGCGAGTTGCGCATTTAACAAAGATTATTTTGTTTCACGATGTAAAGTGTATTTTTTTAATCTAGGGCAGTATTTCATTAATTCAATACGCTCAGGATTATTTCTTTTATTTTTTTTCGTAATATAGTTTCTATCTCCACATTCTGTACAAGCTAAAGTAATATTTACTCTCATTTTGTTCACTCCTATAATAATTTGTTTTAGTTTAATATAATATCAGGGTTTGTTTCTGCTACCGTAAATTGAGGTAGGGGATCATTAAATGTTGCCCAGTCCATCTTCATTTCTTTATCTGTTAATAAACAGTTGTCAAGGTCAGATGTTATTTGCTGTTGATTCATTTCGATACCGATAAATACGATTTCTGTCTGACGGTCACCGTATTCATCCCATCTCTCTTTAAGCGTAGGGTCTTCTTTCATTTCCAGAGCGATGTCATCTTCACTTAACGTTGCAATCCATTCACCAGCACCTTGAATCTGCATCGAATTGCCGGCCTGACTGATCAAACCGCACATATCATTACGAGATGCAAGCCAGAAGAATCCTTTAGATCGAATAACATCAAGTGAGAAGTTTTCAAGAAAATGCATAAAACGTTCAGGATGGAAAGGACGTTTTCTTCTATACACAAATGAGCCAATACCATATTCTTCAGTTTCCGGTGTATGCTCGTTATTTAATTCTTTCAACCATCCAGCACTTTGAGATGCTTTTTCAAAGTCAAATAACTTCGTGTTTAAAATTTTATCCATCTCAATTTTTGAGTGATCTGTCTCATAAATGAGTGCATCTGGGTTTAACTGATGAATTAATGCACGTAGTTCTTTAACATCTTCTTCATGCACTAAATCTGTTTTATTTAACAGAATAACATTTGCAAATTCAATTTGATCAATTAATAAGTCAATGACTTCACGCGTATCATGCTCATCATTTGCCATCTGGCGTTCAAGCAGCGATTCACCTGATGCATAATCATCCCAGAATCTATTCGCATCAACAACTGTAACCATCGTATCTAATACTGTATTTTCACTTAAGTTTATACCAAGCACTTCATCGTTTAATGTTAACGTTTGAGCTACCGGTAAAGGTTCAGAAATGCCTGTTGATTCAATAACGATATAATCTAGTTCTGAGGCTTTAATTAATTTATCAATTTCAATTAGCAAATCTTCACGCAACGTACAACATATACAACCATTTTGTAACTGTACCATTTTTTCATCTGTACGTGACATATTTACTAAGTCAGCGTCAACATTAATCTCGCTCATGTCATTTACGATGACACCTACGCGTTTATCTTCATTATTCATTAATATATGATTGAGTAATGTTGTTTTTCCGCTTCCTAGAAAGCCACTTAATACTGTAATAGGGACTTTCAAATGTACAACCTCCAATTCGTAATCATTACGTTTTACTATGATATATGTTTTCATTCATTTTGTAAAGCATATTTCAATAAATTTATGAATTAATTTTTTATTCTTATATCATTGTATTTATTAACTGTTGCAATTTATTTGGATTGAGTATAGAATATTAAAACGTAACGATTACGAAATAGGAGATGAAGCAATGAAGAAGTATTTTTCATTATTATTAGTAGCGATGTTAGTTTTATTAGCTGCTTGTGGAAGTAAAGAAGAAAAAAGTGATGGCAAGTTAAAGGTATATACGACAGTATTTCCTTATAAAAGTATTATTGAGCAAATTGGTGGTGACCATGTAGATGTTACATCTATTTACCCACAAGGCATTGATATCCATTCATTCGAACCAACACAAAAGGATACAATGCGAATTGCAAAATCTGACTTATTTATTTATTCAGGTGAGGCTTTAGATGCTGTGGGTGGAAAGATAGATAAAGTTGTTAAGGATAAAACAAAAGTAGTCGCACTTGATAAAGCGATTAAAGAATCAGATATGATTGCTGGTGAAGCACATGATCATGATCACGAAGGACATGGCCACGATCATGAAGCACATGAAGATGAACACGATCACGAAGGTCATGATCACGGGGCACATGACCCACATATTTGGTTAGATCCTGTATTAAACAAAGCATTTGCGAAACAAATAAAAGATGAATTAATCGCAAAAGATAAAGCAAATGAAAAAGTATACGAAGAAAACTATAAAAAGCTAATTAAAGATTTAGACGAAATCGATATGGAAATGAAGAAAGTAACAAAAAATAAAAAACATGATACAGTATTCATTTCTCACGATTCATTAGGATATTTAGCACACCGTTACGGATTTAAGCAAGAAGGTGTTTCTGGTATGAATAACGAAGAACCATCTCAAAGTGATATTATTAATATGATTAATAATATTGATAAAACAAAAGCTTCTGTTATTTTATATGAACAGAACATTCCGACAAAAACAGCAGACATCATCAAAGATAAAACAAAAATTGAAACAGCAAAGTTTCATAATTTAGCTGTTTTAACGAAAGACGATAAAAAAGATGTAACATATCAGGACTTAATGAAAGAAAATATTAAATCAATTGATAAAGCATTAAACAATTAATAAGGAGAGATTATTTGGCTAAAAAATCAAAAATTGCAAAAGAACTTAAAAGACAGGAACTTGTAGAAAAATATAAAG from Macrococcus armenti carries:
- the thrC gene encoding threonine synthase, coding for MNRWLGLIEEYKSFLPVNNATPKLTLNEGGTPLIYCEYLSDVLENEVYVKYEGANPTGSFKDRGMVMAVAKAKEEGKEIVICASTGNTSASAAAYAARAGLKTIVVIPEGKISMGKLAQAIVYGAEIVSIEGSFDEALKIVRKVADKRDDIALVNSVNPYRLEGQKTAAFEVVEQLGSVPHILAIPVGNAGNITAYWKGFKEYDEKHHIGLPKMYGFQADGAAPIVKGHVIAQPETIATAIRIGNPASWKLAEAARDESNGLIDAVTDDEILEAYHIITTKEGIFAEPGSNASIAGLLKLKKNNQLPKNKKIVAVLTGNGLKDPQTAIDSIDIQPEVLKNDETEIIKYIEGRV
- the thrB gene encoding homoserine kinase, which gives rise to MLYIKVPASTSNLGPGFDSIGMAVNIYLELEVEESNEWDIQHLGDVLSELSNDENHYIRKMCEHFMTHFNLESKAFKIIMYSDIPLARGLGSSGSALIASLEIINHFYQLNLSEEERIRILSEIEGHPDNVAPSIKGGIVAGYYNNATNETVTLSVPVIKWPIMVVIPNYELKTEAARNVLPDNMAFDEAVKAGSIANMLVAALYAKDYSILGEMMMNDLYHEQYRAHLVPHFQRVKDAITENCYAFLSGAGPSIFIVCHPDYYDENRFNLLKLPDCEVKSIEPDQEGVITFEKDGHMLN
- a CDS encoding Cof-type HAD-IIB family hydrolase — its product is MKYKMIVLDMDDTLLTSDNEILPSTKEALIKAQQLGVKVVLASGRPTGGMMDAAKELQLDKFDSYIISYNGAAIYDMANARFVEKTYVDSTQFKEIVAFLRNENIMALSYKDNKIYYEGTSEYEHVEGELTGLEMVKTTDLLKMIQTDVPKVMGVGNIEHISKLNIKLNGKFGEQIHATTSKPFFLEFMNKDVSKGKVLARFLQHLNINTDEIIAFGDSNNDKDMLEVAGLGVAMGNANDSIKAVADIITLDHNEDGIYKIIDEYIINKHK
- a CDS encoding 2-dehydropantoate 2-reductase, translated to MQKHAIIGAGAVGSILYYLLKDNHEIDIDIYAKEARKLYITKNDKPIETKKITKILPTKTQYDTIYICVKATATKTIIEDVLNMCHDQTNIIICQNGISQVDLFNHPYTYHAVVYISGQKKNDEVIYYQDNTLILPDVDKLITLKQYTDLSQLNIVLDENHQEKQWFKLLVNLGINTITALTKNTAQVLEQKQIESLTEQLLAEGCTVARRHGIALGDDTIENIMAIYKTYHPLMGTSMYYDVYENRLTEFEYIQGYIHQLASSYQLHTPILNTVTALLAGYQYKRK
- the panB gene encoding 3-methyl-2-oxobutanoate hydroxymethyltransferase, encoding MRTTQELLKMKQQNEKITMMTAYDYPSAKQVEAAGIDTILVGDSLGMTVLGYESTVQVTLDDMIHHAKAARRGAPNTFIVADMPIGSVGISDQQDLNHALRLYQESGANAIKAEGAHLASFIQKCKQIGIPVVSHLGLTPQSVGIMGYSVQAKTKEAAEQLIEDCLTMEAAGAIMIVLEVIPSDLAEAISKKVSIPVIGIGAGNKTDGQVLVYHDVLQYGQEHRAKFVKVYGDFSVGVEALRTFNEEVKSGAFPTEAHTYKAKVMGELNHD
- the panC gene encoding pantoate--beta-alanine ligase; translated protein: MTKRITTIKEMQEITTTLKLQGNTIGFVPTMGALHEGHLTLLRKAKSENDISIASVFVNPLQFGPDEDYEDYPRQIEIDEQLLIANGIDYLFYPSAEEMYPTVPMTIHVGEMASVLEGAKRPGHFDGVVMVVNKLFNIVQPDKAYFGKKDAQQLAIIEALVKLFNHNIEVIGVDIVRENDGLAKSSRNVYLTEDERLEAVALSESLKEANKSFQNGERNAGKLQSIVINYLTKHTKGKIDEVAVFAYPELKPVDTITGQVFISIAVKYSKARLIDNIILKDERND
- the panD gene encoding aspartate 1-decarboxylase produces the protein MIRTMMNGKIHRARVTEVNLNYVGSITIDQDILDAVDILPNEKVAIVNNNNGARFETYVISGERGSGVICLNGAAARLVQKDDIVIIMSYVTMTTDEARVHVPKVAVMNEKNEIIERLHEKEATIIMS
- a CDS encoding transposase — its product is MAKYDLEFKLKIVIEYINGTGGFSVVGKRNGISRSMVRDWYRAYSAFGIEGLERKRSKKKYSLEDKIVILRWMKENNASLSITSTKFRINNPSLISSWVNAYNKHGIDGLSEKKKGSPSMKKKKINNGNSDYVKKIEHENELLRAELAYIKKLKASGISIPNRLLKSNQESLKSSEKISN
- a CDS encoding IS3 family transposase, encoding MKELRKDFKLNIVLEALKFPKSTYMYWQKQFDKENKDQKIENQIKEIFEENAMNYGYRRITGELRNRGYIINHKKVQRIMSKLNLKSISFTRKNRKYSSYKGKIGRIADNLVNRRFDTNIPYQKITTDTSEFKYHYLNENGLICTGKLYLDPFMDLFNREIISYSISKKPNAEGIMSALTKAVALTDACEFRRTFHSDQGWAYQMKKYRQKLKDNKIFQSMSRKGNCLDNSPMESFFSILKQEIFYGKVYESYEQLEAAIENYIWYYNNKRIKSKLEWKSPIGFRESRLNVKIA
- a CDS encoding amino acid permease, coding for MENNQMDRDLKTRHISMIAIGGSIGTGLFMASGAVVAQAGPGGAILAYLIIGVMIYFLMTALGELATFYPVSGAFNAYASRFIDPAAGFTVGWFYWIIWSLVTSVDILSAAKVLSYWELFGGIHPFIWSLIFLALIFMLNAFSVKSFGEAEYWFAIIKVITIFVFLIMGFLLIFGIIGGAPIGFINFTIGDAPFHNGVFGLLGVLIVAGFSFGGTEVIAVTAGESKNPSESMPKAIKQVFWRILLFYIGSIFVISCIIPYTDPLLINENNDVAMSPFTIIFDKVGILFAASVMNAVILTAVLSAGNSGLYATSRLLLSLSRDNKAPKFLGKLNKNNMPFNALIVTTCFIILTLIYANVNMGGYGKLLSMVGSLVLIVWMISVISHMRLRGAIKKQQKDINKLLPYKAPLFPLGPVIVIITILFLLIGQSFGDLKAMHYAKVFESYLPIIAAIVIYFGYKFIHKTKIVKLEDINLDEHKL
- the rpmG gene encoding 50S ribosomal protein L33, whose protein sequence is MRVNITLACTECGDRNYITKKNKRNNPERIELMKYCPRLKKYTLHRETK
- a CDS encoding GTP-binding protein yields the protein MKTYIIVKRNDYELEVVHLKVPITVLSGFLGSGKTTLLNHILMNNEDKRVGVIVNDMSEINVDADLVNMSRTDEKMVQLQNGCICCTLREDLLIEIDKLIKASELDYIVIESTGISEPLPVAQTLTLNDEVLGINLSENTVLDTMVTVVDANRFWDDYASGESLLERQMANDEHDTREVIDLLIDQIEFANVILLNKTDLVHEEDVKELRALIHQLNPDALIYETDHSKIEMDKILNTKLFDFEKASQSAGWLKELNNEHTPETEEYGIGSFVYRRKRPFHPERFMHFLENFSLDVIRSKGFFWLASRNDMCGLISQAGNSMQIQGAGEWIATLSEDDIALEMKEDPTLKERWDEYGDRQTEIVFIGIEMNQQQITSDLDNCLLTDKEMKMDWATFNDPLPQFTVAETNPDIILN